A section of the Humulus lupulus chromosome 2, drHumLupu1.1, whole genome shotgun sequence genome encodes:
- the LOC133816654 gene encoding probable aspartic proteinase GIP2, which translates to MASLFHCLLLFLILFSVSTAQKTSFRPKALVLRVTKDESTLQYYTRVAQRTPAIPIKLSIDLGSEFLWVDCENGYNSSTKKPVPCRSAQCSLSGSKACTSNTNPSDDVCIESPHNPFTNTGTADEFSQDIIYIQSTDGKNPGKVVNVPKFLFTCAPTFILEGLAKGAVGIAGLGGNKVSMPSLFSAAFSFPRKFAVCLSSSTSETQNGAVIFGDGPYVLSPGIDISKSLTYTPLVLNRKSLIGCFPGEASAEYFIGVRSIKVGGKQVPLNSTLLSFDEDGHGGTKISTATPYTTLETSIYKAVVDAFVKALGVPTVPAVSPFTACFSTLKIGSTVNGPDVPPIDFVLQSEKVVWRIHGANSLVFVGSDVACLGFVDGGPLHFVDWGIKFTPTAIVIGGHQIEDNLLQFDLATSRLGFSSLLHNKKTGCSSFNFTSIDD; encoded by the coding sequence ATGGCTTCTTTATTTCATTGCCTTCTTTTATTCCTTATTCTCTTTTCCGTCTCCACAGCACAAAAGACATCATTCCGTCCCAAAGCTCTCGTCCTTCGCGTCACCAAAGACGAGTCTACTCTCCAATACTACACCCGCGTGGCTCAGCGGACCCCTGCGATTCCCATCAAATTAAGCATAGATCTTGGCAGTGAGTTCCTTTGGGTAGACTGCGAAAATGGCTACAATTCCTCAACCAAAAAGCCCGTACCATGCCGCTCGGCACAATGCTCCCTTAGTGGGTCGAAGGCTTGTACCTCAAACACTAACCCATCAGACGACGTTTGCATTGAGTCTCCTCATAACCCTTTTACCAACACCGGCACTGCCGATGAGTTCTCTCAAGACATCATCTATATCCAATCCACAGACGGCAAAAATCCCGGCAAAGTCGTCAACGTGCCGAAGTTTCTCTTCACTTGCGCACCGACTTTTATTCTAGAAGGACTGGCCAAAGGAGCTGTTGGTATCGCCGGCCTTGGAGGGAACAAAGTTTCCATGCCTTCCTTGTTCTCCGCCGCTTTCAGCTTTCCAAGGAAGTTCGCCGTTTGCTTGTCCTCTTCAACATCAGAAACTCAAAACGGCGCCGTAATATTTGGGGATGGACCTTATGTGTTGAGTCCTGGAATCGACATATCCAAGTCTTTGACTTACACCCCACTCGTCTTAAACCGTAAAAGCCTCATAGGCTGTTTCCCCGGCGAGGCTTCTGCGGAGTACTTCATCGGAGTGAGGTCGATTAAGGTCGGTGGAAAGCAAGTGCCGTTGAATTCTACGCTGCTATCTTTTGACGAAGACGGCCATGGCGGAACAAAGATTAGCACCGCTACACCTTACACGACGCTGGAAACTTCCATATACAAAGCCGTAGTCGATGCGTTTGTGAAAGCTCTTGGTGTCCCTACAGTTCCCGCAGTGTCGCCATTTACCGCGTGCTTTAGTACGCTAAAAATCGGGAGCACGGTGAATGGACCGGACGTGCCTCCGATCGATTTTGTGTTGCAGAGTGAGAAAGTGGTGTGGAGGATTCATGGTGCCAACTCCTTGGTCTTTGTTGGTAGTGACGTGGCATGTCTGGGATTTGTTGATGGTGGTCCACTTCACTTCGTTGACTGGGGTATTAAGTTCACCCCAACTGCTATTGTGATTGGAGGGCATCAAATTGAAGATAATCTTCTTCAGTTTGATTTGGCTACTTCCAGACTTGGTTTCAGCTCTTTGTTGCACAACAAGAAAACTGGTTGCTCCAGCTTCAACTTCACCTCCATTGATGATTAG
- the LOC133816653 gene encoding uncharacterized protein LOC133816653, with product MAMILPDLIQPNQGAFIQGFKVVSRERKGCVKGTLSAVRVFKVALEDFSAATWLSVNTSKSHIFFGGVNAPDRRIIAHEIQLSKGTFPLKYLGDPMRPTKWKHEDYEIIIQKIRLRLHTWASRHLSFAGRMQLIHSVLFGLRNYWMNIFLLPQSVVKEVEKLSLQEKIVFITLKNC from the exons ATGGCTATGATTCTTCCTGATCTTATTCAACCGAACCAAGGAGCTTTTATTCAGG GATTCAAGGTAGTTTCAAGGGAGAGAAAGGGCTGCGTCAAG GGGACTCTTTCTGCTGTTAGAGTGTTCAAAGTAGCTCTTGAGGATTTTAGTGCTGCTACATGGCTCTCTGTTAATACTAGTAAATCACACATCTTTTTTGGAGGAGTTAATGCACCAGATAGAAGGATTATAGCTCATGAGATTCAGCTTTCTAAAGGGACATTTCCTCTTAAGTATCTAGGGGATCCTATGCGGCCAACTAAGTGGAAACATGAAGACtatgaaattattattcaaaagattAGATTGCGACTTCATACTTGGGCTAGTAGGCACCTGTCTTTTGCTGGCCGAATGCAGCTCATTCATTCAGTTTTATTTGGACTTCGTAATTACTGGATGAACATCTTTTTGCTTCCCCAAAGTGTTGTTAAGGAAGTGGAAAAactttcactacaagaaaaaatagtattcataacacttaaaaactgctaa
- the LOC133815399 gene encoding uncharacterized protein LOC133815399 — protein sequence MEKEKRLIASTMLWSWCASAAQWKGLKSSGMKERKPIDSERKKERVRVGENYLDVCRGFLWGITGNRSKMHIASWQKNYKLKPDCSWYWRKLCHMRGKFCLAEVNIAGITGRFKASKLYNNTLRQQLVGYHQAVWCKLSIPKHRFLLWQVVNSQLLTRDNMLRFCITIDCLLCHVCGSHNESHTQLFFECCLSKNIIDLIFAWMGFRAWPGEFTGWTVWIASRRSGIISSITNMILAAVIYYIWRNRNMSF from the exons ATGGAAAAGGAGAAGAGACTCATCGCTTCAACAATGTTGTGGTCATGGTGTGCTTCAGCTGCTCAATGGAAGGGATTAAAGAGTAGTGGAATGAAGGAGAGAAAGCCGATAGACtctgagagaaagaaagagcgAGTGAGAGTGGGAGAGAATTACCTgga TGTTTGCCGTGGATTTCTCTGGGGAATAACTGGAAATAGAAGCAAGATGCATATTGCTTCTTGGCAGAAG AACTACAAGTTGAAGCCTGAttgcagctggtattggaggaagcttTGTCATATGAGGGGAAAATTTTGCTTAGCTGAGGTGAATATTGCTGGTATAACAGGGAGGTTTAAGGCTTCTAAACTCTATAACAATACCTTAAGGCAACAGCTGGTGGGATATCATCAAGCTGTTTGGTGTAAGCTTTCTATCCCTAAGCATCGTTTCTTACTTTGGCAAGTGGTTAACTCTCAGCTTCTCACTAGAGACAACATGCTCAGGTTTTGTATCACTATTGATTGTCTGTTATGTCATGTTTGTGGTTCCCATAATGAGAGTCACACTCAACTTTTCTTTGAGTGCTGTCTTTCTAAGAATATAATTGATTTAATCTTTGCTTGGATGGGGTTTAGAGCTTGGCCTGGTGAGTTTACTGGCTGGACAGTTTGGATTGCTAGTAGAAGATCTGGAATCATCTCCTCTATTACCAATATGATTTTGGCTgctgttatatattatatttggAGGAACCGAAACATGTCTTTTTGA